From Magnolia sinica isolate HGM2019 chromosome 13, MsV1, whole genome shotgun sequence, one genomic window encodes:
- the LOC131223908 gene encoding chalcone synthase 2-like codes for MSTVSIDEIRKAQRAEGPAMVLAISTATPPNEVMQADYPDYYFRVTKSEHMKELKEKFRRMCDKSMIRKRHMYLTEDILKENPDMCASMAPTLNARQDIVIVEVPKLGKEAAVKAINEWGQPKSKITHVVFCATGGVDMPGADYQLTKLLGLRPSVKRYMMYQIGCFAGGTVLRLAKDLAENNAGARVLVVCSEITAATFRGPSDTYLDGLVGQALFGDGAAAVIIGADPNSSERPIFQFVSAAQTILPDSDGAIDGHLGEAGLTFHLQKDVPGIISKNIEKSLVEAFEPLGINDWNSIFWIAHPGGPAILDQVEAKLNLKTEKLRATRHVLSEYGNMASACVLFILDEMRRKSTEEGKATTGEGLDWGVLFGFGPGLTVETLVLHSLPTTVA; via the exons ATGTCTACGGTGTCGATCGACGAGATCAGGAAGGCCCAACGAGCAGAGGGTCCCGCCATGGTGCTGGCAATCAGCACAGCCACACCACCGAATGAGGTGATGCAGGCCGACTACCCGGACTACTACTTTAGGGTCACGAAGAGCGAACACATGAAAGAGCTGAAAGAGAAGTTCAGGCGAATGT GTGATAAATCAATGATCCGCAAACGTCACATGTACCTGACGGAGGATATACTCAAGGAGAATCCAGACATGTGTGCTTCGATGGCCCCCACCCTCAATGCTCGTCAGGACATAGTCATTGTCGAGGTCCCTAAGCTAGGTAAGGAGGCAGCAGTCAAGGCTATCAACGAGTGGGGCCAACCAAAATCTAAGATCACTCACGTTGTCTTCTGTGCCACGGGCGGTGTAGACATGCCTGGGGCTGACTACCAGCTCACTAAGCTCCTCGGCCTCCGTCCATCCGTCAAACGTTACATGATGTACCAAATAGGCTGTTTTGCTGGTGGCACCGTCCTTCGCCTGGCAAAAGACTTGGCAGAGAACAATGCTGGTGCACGTGTTCTTGTTGTGTGCTCGGAGATCACTGCCGCCACCTTCCGTGGCCCGTCTGACACCTACCTCGATGGCCTTGTTGGTCAAGCACTCTTTGGTGACGGTGCGGCTGCAGTCATCATCGGGGCTGATCCTAATTCCTCTGAGCGACCAATCTTTCAGTTTGTGTCTGCCGCACAAACCATATTACCTGATTCAGATGGTGCAATCGATGGCCACTTAGGTGAGGCGGGCCTCACATTCCACCTGCAAAAGGACGTGCCAGGGATCATTTCAAAGAACATCGAGAAGAGTCTAGTGGAAGCCTTCGAGCCACTCGGCATCAATGACTGGAATTCCATCTTCTGGATAGCACACCCAGGTGGGCCTGCGATCCTTGATCAGGTGGAGGCGAAATTGAATCTAAAGACAGAGAAGTTGAGGGCCACAAGGCACGTGCTAAGCGAGTACGGGAACATGGCTAGTGCGTGTGTCTTATTTATTTTGGATGAGATGAGGAGGAAGTCCACAGAGGAAGGGAAGGCAACGACCGGAGAAGGACTGGATTGGGGTGTGCTGTTTGGGTTCGGGCCTGGCCTTACTGTTGAGACTCTGGTCTTGCACAGCCTTCCTACAACTGTGGCCTAA